The Cognaticolwellia beringensis genome segment TCCAAGTTTTGGTATGGCGGTTATTGGTCGTATGCTTGAATCTCAAGGATTCCGTGTTGGTATAATCGCGCAACCTGATTGGAAGACCAAAGACGCTTTCATGCAACTAGGCAAGCCTAATTTATTTTTTGGTGTAACCGCCGGCAATATGGACTCGATGATCAATCGCTACACCGCCGAACGCCGTATGCGCCATGATGATGCCTACACGCCTAACGATGAAGGTGGCAAACGCCCTGACCGCGCCGTAACCGCTTATACCCAAAAATGTAAAGAAGCCTACAAAGGCGTGCCTATTATTATTGGTGGTATCGAAGCGAGTTTACGCCGAGTAGCTCATTATGATTATTGGTCTGACAAAGTGCGTCAATCGGTACTGTTTGATTCGAAAGCTGATTTACTTATATACGGCAATGCCGAACGTCCGCTTATTGAAATTGCCCATCGCATTGCCAATGGCGACGATGTTAAAAACATTACCGATGTCCGTGGTAGCGCATTTTTAGCGAACCAAGTACTACCGGGTTGGAAAGGCATAGACTCACGTAGTATTGATAAGCCTGGGAAAATTGACCCTATTTATAGCCCTTACCAAGATATGACCTCGCCTGATTGTGCAACAACGTCGGCCGATGCTGCAGCTAAAGCCGCTGAAGAAATGGTAACAAATGCAGCGGAAAAAGATGTAACGAAAACAGCGCAACCTATTCAGTTAAGTGAGTTTAGAGCTGCTGCCCATAAAAATGTGTCGTGGGCAGACAAGAAAAAACCATGGGAAACTACTTATATTAACTTGCCAACCTTTGAGCAAGTAAGAGACAACAAAACCCTGTATGCCCATGCTTCACGTATTTTTCATCAAGAAGTAAACCCTACGTCTGCCAAACCATTAGTACAAAAGCACGGTAGCCGCCTTATTTGGTTAAACCCGCCAGCAAAGCCGTTATCAGAAGCTGAAATGGACGGTGTATTTGGTTTACCTTATCAACGTGTACCTCACCCTTCATATGGTGATGCTAAAATACCTGCATACGACATGATCAAAACGTCAATCAATATTATGCGTGGTTGTTTTGGTGGTTGTACTTTTACCCTAGTAAGAGCAGCTTAGAAAATCCACCCCAATAAGTTGACTTAGAAAAAACAAGTGCTATTGTTAAAATACAATTAACAACAATAGGCTTCCATAATGCCAGAAATAAAAACTATTGAATGTAGATTCGGTGTCATAGATCAACTTAAAATAGATGATGAAAAACATACATTCTCTTCGCCGACCTTAAAAAAAGTAAAAATTATTAGTGGAGCTAAAGACAAAAATATTGAAAGGCTCATGAATATAGCAATCATGGAGAAGGCTTCTCAAGTTAAAGAATCATTCACCTATGCTAAAGCTCTCCTTTCTTGGTTAAATTTCATTGAAGCGAACAATATAAATCCCTATAAGCCGACTCCTTTACATTATAATTCACCTACCTATGGGTACAGAGAGGATTTACTACTTGATGTTAATGATAAAAATGACAAAAAATATACTACAGCGAGTTCTTACATCAATTACCTCCGAGCTTTCTATGAGTTTCTTATTAGAAATAAAGTAGTTCCCCAAAAAGGTTTCTTTAAATACGAGACAGCATCAACTGGCCACAGAAATGTTCAATCGACGGATCTTAGAATAAGGAAAGTTACAAAACATGGGGAGTCTCTAAATCCATTAAATCAAAAACAAGCCAAAAGAGCCTTACTTGTGATTAATACTATGGGTGAACGAGATCGATTATTCCTTAACCTAATGATAGGTTCAGGATTACGAAGTCAAGAATGTAATACGATGAACGCAGAGCTCTTTACTATCGAAAACCTCCATAAAGACGATTCTTTCCTCATTAATGATATTGAAATATCCCCAAGAGTAGGTGTAATGACGAAGAATGACACACCTAGAGATTTGTTTATTACCAGGCCATTTTTCGAAAGTATCATGGACTATTTAGAATCAGAAGAATACGAAGACTTACTAACGCTGTATAAGAAAAGCAATAAGAACAAAAAAGGATACTCTCCTTTGTTTATCACAAAAACTGGTACAGCTTTCAATGAATATAACAAACGAAATGTATGGGTCAAATTTAAATATCTTTATGAAATACGATTTGGTGAAAAATTAAACCACAAACCTCATGACATGAGGGCAACATTCGGTACTAATCTCCTTAAAATACTTACAAATGAAAAAAGCGATGTTATTGATGCATTAGGTTTTGTAAAAGAAACCATGGGTCATAAAAATGAAGCTGTTACTTTAAGGTACATCAAGTATCTTAAGCATTCGGATATGCTTAATAAAGCCGCTGACATATTAGATAAGTTTGCCAATGAAATAATTTTAGCTGCAGCCTAAATTAAAAAACAATAGTAAGGACATCTTATGAAAATAAAATATACCCCTAATTTATATATTGAAAGTAATGGGGTAGGTAATGGCGGTTCTACTTGTATTCATGATTTGAACATGTCTGCAGATAAGCAGTTTTGGAAACATCCATTATCAGCAGGTGTACAACAATCAAATTTTAACTCAATTCCAAAAAACCATTATTGCTCCAAGTCCTATGAACTTGGAAATAACCTTTGTAAATATATAAAAAAATACAGTGTTAGTGGACGTTTAACTGTTCTTAGGGCTATCTATAATTTTTTATCATTTCAAGCTCAAAAAGGATTTGAATTAGGCAAAAGGGATGGAGTTGCTGAATGGTGTAGCCTACTTAAATCTCAAGTTTTCACTAAAGTTTATAAAGATAAAACTGCAAGCTCAATGTTG includes the following:
- a CDS encoding tyrosine-type recombinase/integrase, with the protein product MPEIKTIECRFGVIDQLKIDDEKHTFSSPTLKKVKIISGAKDKNIERLMNIAIMEKASQVKESFTYAKALLSWLNFIEANNINPYKPTPLHYNSPTYGYREDLLLDVNDKNDKKYTTASSYINYLRAFYEFLIRNKVVPQKGFFKYETASTGHRNVQSTDLRIRKVTKHGESLNPLNQKQAKRALLVINTMGERDRLFLNLMIGSGLRSQECNTMNAELFTIENLHKDDSFLINDIEISPRVGVMTKNDTPRDLFITRPFFESIMDYLESEEYEDLLTLYKKSNKNKKGYSPLFITKTGTAFNEYNKRNVWVKFKYLYEIRFGEKLNHKPHDMRATFGTNLLKILTNEKSDVIDALGFVKETMGHKNEAVTLRYIKYLKHSDMLNKAADILDKFANEIILAAA